A DNA window from Anastrepha ludens isolate Willacy chromosome 6, idAnaLude1.1, whole genome shotgun sequence contains the following coding sequences:
- the LOC128868696 gene encoding titin-like, producing the protein MAHFLYLFSLFVVCAQLTDASHHSVEHHSEVSKHVPVKVTEKVPLHIPHPVPVKVPNVIKVEIPHPYAVHHPVEKEIQVPHYKIVPVYSDVRIPYTVEKPYPVEVERPYPVEVVKEIKIPVPKPYAVPVTYFNHVVKEEHH; encoded by the exons ATGGCACATTTT TTATACCTGTTTTccctttttgtggtgtgcgcccaGCTGACTGACGCTTCACACCACTCAGTTGAACATCACTCGGAGGTGTCCAAGCATGTGCCCGTCAAAGTCACCGAGAAGGTGCCACTCCACATTCCCCACCCAGTGCCTGTAAAGGTGCCGAATGTGATAAAAGTAGAAATACCGCATCCCTATGCAGTGCACCACCCAGTTGAAAAGGAAATACAAGTGCCGCATTATAAAATCGTTCCCGTCTATTCCGATGTCCGTATACCCTATACGGTGGAGAAGCCATATCCGGTAGAGGTAGAGCGACCGTATCCCGTGGAAGtagttaaagaaattaaaattcctGTACCTAAACCATATGCCGTGCCAGTAACTTATTTCAACCATGTGGTGAAAGAGGAACATCATTAG